The following proteins are co-located in the Cydia fagiglandana chromosome 2, ilCydFagi1.1, whole genome shotgun sequence genome:
- the LOC134673693 gene encoding uncharacterized protein LOC134673693, which yields MNNHSNNFQSTNDSSAEQIYAKSFGLHTGKHNIDPIIAKKYENTTIYQKSTNATDTHIYDKSTDIPYDTSNYLETTRLTMSPDSSNLENKILNNARISQDQIITTFVVPNTTTKNESVRSKEIAKNKDVLKNLDYNNLFTKTIFITSRIVNNSRKERILKNIFKSKFIFHTNLSKHISLVKSPTYNSNARLSQDNSTENPLVHISKYYNQTHPINDIYVYKQNNYHGTIQPTYFELLARSGNENNNQLAQNNKPKHETTKSIVYNTYKALTEEELTLPPDVRKIKTTYSTIYTKHINSIKSLLNVKVSKPLSKQTKFNSKSEVPSRLLTDKYNTTKTYNDFENTLTNDTLYNFTNNITYLHPIEKLSKQTQRRSFNRIHIKNRKRPMIMMNTDDFLSFRRPVTTKGNYFGMVKSDSLPVPRLQIKVEPVGTPVPKRVILRPKFNSFEDFKMNPVRRVMPKEIIMPDDRDFYRSNFQFHHKPGQSWREKIDEVRTKLKPRRRSGVETARKIKFEPVIDVPYYMPTLMKPNFLRDRVESVRTYIYNEEQNQVNGRRHFKSPPRVDKSGVIVDASETQEHMYYSAERSPEQTLSPSPQVTRPKKTIFFLSPTVPYNRYF from the coding sequence ATGAACAATCACAGTAATAACTTTCAATCCACCAATGATTCATCAGCAGAGCAAATTTATGCAAAATCTTTCGGTCTACATACAGGTAAACATAATATTGATCCAATAATAgctaaaaaatatgaaaatactaCTATCTATCAAAAAAGTACAAACGCAACCGACACACACATTTATGATAAATCGACTGATATTCCCTATGATACATCAAATTATTTAGAAACTACAAGACTTACAATGTCTCCTGATAGTTCTAATTTAGAAAACAAAATCCTAAACAATGCAAGAATTTCCCAAGATCAAATAATAACCACATTCGTTGTCCCAAATACTACGACGAAAAATGAAAGTGTAAGAAGCAAAGAGATCGCAAAAAATAAAGATGTATTGAAAAATCTTGACTATAACAATTTATTCacaaaaactatttttatcaCGAGTAGAATTGTGAATAATTCTAGAAAGGAAAGGatactcaaaaatatttttaaatctaaatTTATATTTCACACCAATCTTTCTAAACATATAAGCTTGGTCAAATCACCAACTTATAATAGTAACGCTAGGCTTAGTCAAGACAATAGCACCGAAAATCCTTTAGTACATATTAGTAAGTATTATAACCAAACACATCCAATAAATGACATATAtgtttataaacaaaataattatcaCGGGACTATCCAACCTACATATTTTGAATTACTCGCAAGAAGTGGTAATGAAAATAATAATCAGTTAGCACAAAATAATAAGCCAAAACACGAAACTACTAAATCAATCGTTTACAACACATATAAAGCTTTAACTGAGGAAGAACTCACCCTGCCACCTGATGTtagaaaaattaaaactacatattCAACTATTTATACAAAACACATTAACAGTATTAAATCACTTTTAAATGTAAAAGTTAGCAAACCTCTGTCTAAACAAACCAAATTTAACTCAAAGTCTGAAGTTCCTTCAAGACTCTTAACGGATAAATATAATACGACAAAAACATATAATGATTTTGAGAACACCCTAACAAATGACACTCTTTACAATTTTACTAATAACATCACCTACCTCCATCCTATTGAAAAGCTTTCAAAACAAACACAACGGAGATCATTCAATCGTATTCATATAAAGAATAGAAAGCGCCCAATGATAATGATGAATACTGATGACTTCCTCTCTTTTCGACGACCGGTCACGACGAAAGGAAATTACTTTGGAATGGTAAAATCGGACTCCTTACCCGTGCCTAGGCTTCAGATCAAAGTTGAGCCAGTCGGGACACCGGTGCCAAAACGCGTTATATTGAGACCAAAATTCAATTCATTTGAAGATTTTAAAATGAACCCCGTAAGGCGAGTAATGCCAAAGGAAATCATAATGCCAGATGATCGCGATTTTTATAGAAGTAACTTCCAATTTCATCACAAACCTGGCCAATCATGGAGGGAGAAGATAGACGAAGTGCGGACGAAATTAAAGCCTCGACGTCGTTCAGGTGTAGAAACAGCACGAAAGATAAAGTTTGAACCTGTTATAGACGTACCGTATTACATGCCCACTCTTATGAAGCCCAATTTCCTCAGAGACAGAGTGGAATCTGTCAGGACTTATATTTACAACGAAGAACAGAACCAAGTGAATGGAAGGAGGCATTTTAAGAGTCCTCCTAGAGTTGATAAGTCAGGGGTAATAGTAGATGCTTCGGAGACGCAAGAACATATGTACTATAGTGCGGAAAGGTCCCCAGAACAGACACTATCGCCATCTCCTCAGGTCACTAGGCCAAAGAAAACGATATTCTTTTTAAGTCCAACAGTTCCGTATAATCGTTATTTTTAA